The following proteins are co-located in the Sphingorhabdus lutea genome:
- a CDS encoding glucose 1-dehydrogenase yields MPANLDGHIAIVTGGADGIGRAIVELFCEQGARVCIADVNAELAIALADEICAKGQNAFFAQTNIADKDSVNNMVDAVVNKYGPPSILINNAGIIVVTKDPLENSEETWKRIFAINLEGMWNCARAVIPYMKKAKSGSIVNLGSVHSFQIVPGHFPYAITKHAVIGLTRSLAVEYGADNIRVNTLCPGMVETPTALKIWSEMDDPEAVRKAVGDIHPLKRNASPKEMAYPALFLASDESSFMTGQSLIVDGGRSALYSE; encoded by the coding sequence ATGCCAGCCAATTTGGATGGACATATTGCAATTGTAACCGGCGGTGCGGATGGTATTGGCCGGGCAATTGTTGAATTATTTTGCGAACAAGGGGCAAGGGTATGCATTGCCGATGTAAATGCGGAACTGGCCATTGCTTTGGCAGATGAGATTTGTGCAAAAGGACAGAATGCATTTTTCGCTCAGACAAATATTGCAGATAAGGATTCTGTAAATAACATGGTCGATGCTGTGGTTAATAAATATGGGCCACCAAGCATTTTAATCAATAATGCAGGCATCATTGTGGTGACCAAAGACCCGTTGGAAAATAGCGAGGAAACATGGAAACGCATTTTCGCCATAAATTTAGAAGGCATGTGGAATTGCGCCCGTGCCGTTATACCATATATGAAGAAAGCAAAATCGGGCAGCATCGTTAATTTAGGATCGGTTCATTCATTTCAAATTGTGCCCGGTCATTTCCCCTATGCGATTACAAAACATGCCGTTATCGGGTTAACGCGCAGCTTGGCCGTGGAATATGGCGCAGATAATATCCGCGTCAACACATTATGTCCCGGCATGGTTGAAACACCCACGGCGTTAAAAATTTGGTCGGAAATGGACGATCCCGAGGCTGTTCGTAAAGCTGTTGGCGATATTCACCCGTTAAAGCGCAATGCCTCTCCAAAAGAAATGGCCTATCCTGCGCTATTTTTGGCCAGTG
- a CDS encoding MFS transporter translates to MLSNKVNRNVTLYAFVAAFGGFVFGLDLANLSGAARYVSSLFGLSALQLGWLFTCSLVGVIVSLFFTGALCEKYGRKKILLSIALTYSLSSILSAFALNYEMLLIGRFIGGIAFASLTVSAMYIGEVAPSEQRGRFVSISQLLITLGTLLAFIVNYFLVKAIPTSSWLTEQNVWRYMLGFELIANVIWIAGIFIIPESPRWLMKKGREEEARSVLNKTRLPERAAKTMDAIKISFAEEEATTPLQQLKKLFGKPMSFVVAVAVIYAIVQGASGMNAVVLFAPMVFEQVGMSVENTFFQTIILGSVAVLGTLVAISFVEKWGRRFLTIAGLSLICIAHLSTFYGFSNARYTINAETISEIAEQKVDTTKLQSLSGKQYDSDVELKKDLATIYTKEELPLATGPIINSSIDINPFFVLFGIFIFYAAFNISIGPIMWVIFSEIFPNSVRSVALPFVALVQTIAGFIISLFFPWQLENLGAAPTFLIFAIIAGIGMVIMFFLLPETKGKSIEDLEKELVRA, encoded by the coding sequence ATGTTAAGTAATAAAGTTAATCGCAATGTTACTCTATATGCATTTGTTGCTGCCTTTGGGGGGTTTGTTTTTGGCCTAGATTTGGCCAATCTTTCTGGAGCCGCGCGATATGTAAGCTCGCTTTTTGGGTTAAGCGCCCTGCAATTGGGCTGGCTATTTACCTGTTCTTTGGTTGGCGTCATTGTTTCATTATTTTTTACAGGTGCATTATGTGAAAAATATGGCCGCAAGAAAATCTTACTTTCAATTGCGCTTACCTATTCTTTATCATCTATTTTGTCAGCCTTTGCCTTAAATTATGAAATGCTGTTAATTGGCCGTTTCATTGGTGGGATTGCCTTTGCCTCTTTGACAGTTTCGGCCATGTATATTGGCGAGGTTGCCCCATCGGAACAACGAGGCCGTTTTGTTTCAATTTCCCAATTGTTGATAACATTGGGGACTTTACTTGCCTTTATCGTCAATTATTTTCTGGTAAAGGCCATCCCGACTTCATCATGGCTGACCGAGCAAAATGTCTGGCGCTATATGTTGGGTTTTGAATTGATTGCCAATGTCATATGGATTGCAGGCATTTTCATCATCCCTGAATCACCCCGATGGTTAATGAAAAAAGGCCGCGAAGAAGAAGCACGCAGCGTCCTTAATAAGACAAGATTGCCCGAACGCGCGGCAAAAACAATGGATGCCATAAAAATCAGCTTTGCAGAAGAAGAAGCAACGACCCCATTACAACAATTAAAAAAATTATTTGGCAAACCAATGTCATTTGTGGTCGCCGTTGCTGTGATATACGCCATTGTTCAGGGCGCGTCTGGGATGAACGCTGTGGTTTTATTCGCCCCCATGGTGTTTGAGCAGGTTGGGATGAGCGTGGAAAACACATTTTTCCAAACCATAATTTTAGGCAGTGTTGCCGTGCTTGGCACATTGGTCGCCATCAGCTTTGTTGAAAAATGGGGCCGTCGTTTCTTAACCATTGCGGGCCTATCGCTTATTTGCATCGCCCATTTATCCACTTTTTATGGATTTTCAAATGCTCGCTATACAATAAATGCCGAGACCATTTCAGAAATTGCTGAACAGAAAGTCGATACGACAAAACTACAAAGCTTAAGCGGCAAACAATATGACAGCGATGTTGAACTTAAAAAAGATTTAGCAACCATTTATACTAAAGAAGAATTACCCCTGGCTACTGGACCAATTATCAATTCGAGCATTGATATAAATCCCTTCTTCGTCTTATTTGGTATTTTCATTTTCTATGCCGCTTTTAACATCTCCATTGGGCCGATAATGTGGGTAATATTTTCAGAAATATTCCCCAATAGCGTGCGAAGTGTCGCCCTGCCCTTTGTCGCATTGGTGCAAACCATCGCCGGATTTATCATTTCGCTATTCTTTCCATGGCAATTGGAAAATTTAGGCGCAGCACCAACATTTTTAATCTTTGCCATTATTGCGGGAATTGGAATGGTCATCATGTTTTTCCTCTTGCCCGAAACAAAGGGTAAATCGATTGAAGATTTGGAAAAAGAACTTGTGCGGGCGTAA
- a CDS encoding 2-dehydro-3-deoxygalactonokinase — protein MYKRPFVGVDWGTSSMRAMLCASDRHAPDKSDLIFGEGIAKLNRPIAEILFELIEPWVDRFGKLDIVMAGMVGSNIGWRTTQYLNCPTPLANLAEYAEIFEHSGHNISILPGVRCHNAMGQPDLMRGEELQILGWIASNPDAAQEERLFCLPGTHTKWARLSHGQIESFTTALTGELFGVLQRHSILLPKQDVVFAQPFSKESFLNGVNLIGKQPYSLLHALFSTRTRLLTDPEGSGDAPSYLSGLLIGSDVKTAIENCSKPGVKVEIIGEQSLAEKYGFAIKQLGHDYHISDGVDAVYAGFMAL, from the coding sequence ATGTATAAACGGCCATTTGTCGGAGTAGACTGGGGGACCAGCAGTATGCGGGCGATGCTATGTGCAAGCGACCGCCATGCGCCGGACAAAAGCGATTTAATTTTTGGCGAAGGAATTGCCAAGTTAAACCGCCCCATTGCCGAAATATTATTTGAATTGATAGAGCCATGGGTTGATCGCTTTGGAAAATTGGACATTGTTATGGCCGGTATGGTGGGATCAAATATTGGTTGGCGAACCACACAATATTTAAACTGCCCCACGCCATTGGCCAATTTGGCCGAATATGCTGAAATTTTTGAACATAGCGGGCATAATATTTCCATTTTGCCGGGTGTTAGATGCCATAATGCCATGGGCCAGCCGGATTTAATGCGTGGGGAAGAATTACAGATATTGGGCTGGATTGCCAGCAATCCCGATGCTGCACAGGAGGAGCGATTATTCTGCCTTCCTGGCACGCACACAAAATGGGCGCGATTGTCGCACGGGCAAATTGAATCCTTTACAACCGCATTAACAGGTGAGTTATTTGGCGTATTGCAGCGCCATAGTATTTTATTGCCAAAACAGGATGTGGTCTTTGCGCAGCCATTTTCAAAAGAAAGCTTTTTAAACGGTGTCAACCTTATCGGGAAACAGCCCTATTCACTTTTGCATGCATTATTTTCCACTCGCACCAGATTATTAACCGATCCAGAAGGATCGGGTGACGCACCAAGTTATTTATCGGGCTTGCTTATCGGTTCGGACGTCAAAACGGCGATTGAAAATTGCAGTAAGCCAGGGGTCAAAGTGGAAATAATCGGCGAGCAATCGCTCGCTGAAAAATATGGATTTGCTATAAAGCAGCTTGGCCATGATTATCATATCTCCGATGGAGTGGACGCTGTCTATGCCGGATTTATGGCGTTATAA
- a CDS encoding 2-dehydro-3-deoxy-6-phosphogalactonate aldolase translates to MIETILKQMPLVAILRGVRPDEVKAIGAALYHNGIRCIEVPLNSPSPFDSIRILANSLPNDCLVGAGTVLSVQDVRKVKEAGGKLIVTPNTNPDVIKAAVTEKIIVMPGIATPTDAFNAVEAGAEYLKLFPASSYGAEHLKAIMAVLPKNIKILAVGGVGAANILEWKTAGAVGFGIASELYKAGDSAEIVAQKAAKICGAISL, encoded by the coding sequence ATGATAGAAACCATATTAAAGCAAATGCCATTAGTTGCTATTTTGCGTGGGGTTCGCCCCGATGAGGTCAAGGCAATTGGTGCGGCATTATATCATAATGGGATTAGATGTATCGAAGTACCACTTAATTCACCATCGCCATTTGATAGCATAAGGATTTTGGCGAATAGCTTGCCAAATGATTGTTTGGTGGGTGCAGGTACGGTTCTGAGCGTTCAGGATGTACGCAAGGTAAAAGAAGCTGGCGGCAAATTAATCGTGACACCAAATACGAACCCTGATGTGATTAAGGCTGCTGTTACAGAAAAAATAATTGTCATGCCCGGCATTGCCACCCCCACTGATGCATTTAATGCGGTTGAGGCTGGGGCGGAATATTTAAAGCTATTTCCGGCGAGCAGTTATGGAGCCGAACATTTAAAGGCGATCATGGCTGTGTTACCGAAAAATATAAAAATATTGGCGGTTGGCGGCGTTGGTGCAGCAAATATTCTAGAATGGAAAACGGCCGGAGCGGTCGGTTTTGGCATAGCATCGGAATTATATAAAGCAGGGGATAGTGCAGAAATAGTGGCGCAAAAAGCAGCCAAAATTTGTGGCGCAATATCATTATGA
- a CDS encoding mandelate racemase/muconate lactonizing enzyme family protein: MKITDVKAYPVWVGHRNVCLVKVETDEGIFGWGESGLSSRELAVAGAVRHFREFLIGKDAAQIGALWEEMYRGQYFEGGRVLTAAISAIDIALWDIAGKALNVPIHRLLGGKQRDSVPCFITTIKPHDESLIQEVKSFVDAGWKVIRTAAGDLGSTECTTEIDIRKSIADAASVLRELREEVGNQIVIGIDFHHRLTVAEAASFCQKMPEGTIDFLEEPIRHQNPDAYTRLREMTNIPFAIGEECANKWDFRPYLEKGLTNFARIDVCNVGGITEAMKIAAMAETHYIDVMPHDPLGPICTAATLQINAAIPNFSWHEVSPYDLRSDKEIGQFFENAPEENDCKYIINDLPGHGVIVNEDAIKKQIFKFWEAPRMKKPDGSFAPW; encoded by the coding sequence ATGAAAATTACCGACGTAAAAGCATATCCCGTTTGGGTAGGACATCGAAATGTTTGTTTAGTTAAAGTAGAAACAGATGAAGGGATTTTTGGATGGGGTGAATCTGGCCTATCCAGCCGTGAATTGGCCGTTGCTGGAGCAGTTCGGCATTTTAGAGAATTTCTAATCGGTAAGGACGCTGCCCAAATAGGTGCATTGTGGGAAGAAATGTATCGCGGGCAATATTTTGAAGGGGGCCGTGTGCTAACCGCCGCGATTTCCGCCATTGATATTGCGCTATGGGATATTGCAGGAAAGGCATTAAATGTGCCTATTCACAGGTTGTTGGGCGGAAAACAGCGCGATAGCGTGCCATGCTTTATAACAACAATAAAACCGCATGATGAAAGCCTGATACAGGAGGTAAAATCCTTTGTTGATGCGGGCTGGAAGGTTATTCGAACGGCAGCAGGGGATTTGGGAAGTACAGAATGCACCACCGAAATTGATATTCGCAAATCAATTGCGGATGCAGCTTCGGTATTGCGGGAATTGCGCGAAGAAGTCGGTAATCAAATTGTCATTGGTATCGATTTTCACCACCGATTAACTGTGGCGGAGGCAGCATCATTTTGCCAAAAAATGCCCGAAGGGACGATAGATTTCCTAGAAGAACCAATTCGTCATCAAAATCCAGATGCCTATACACGGTTACGCGAAATGACTAATATCCCATTTGCTATAGGAGAAGAATGCGCGAATAAATGGGATTTTAGGCCATATTTAGAAAAAGGATTGACCAATTTTGCGCGCATTGATGTGTGCAATGTTGGCGGCATTACCGAAGCGATGAAAATCGCAGCTATGGCCGAAACCCATTATATTGATGTCATGCCGCATGACCCATTAGGGCCAATATGCACGGCGGCCACGCTGCAAATAAATGCAGCCATCCCCAATTTTAGCTGGCATGAAGTATCGCCCTATGACCTACGCAGCGATAAGGAAATCGGGCAATTTTTCGAAAATGCTCCAGAGGAAAATGATTGCAAATATATCATAAATGACCTGCCCGGGCATGGAGTAATCGTGAATGAAGATGCGATAAAGAAGCAGATATTTAAATTTTGGGAAGCGCCACGCATGAAAAAACCTGATGGTTCATTTGCGCCTTGGTAG
- a CDS encoding CRTAC1 family protein, producing the protein MANSPSTGSKIKIDTIQEKPIFEESKNIIAFENRNRRKWDNAVIADIDQDGLQDIIITEHGQRIRLFWNEGGKYSEPVTIANGDLHGVTAADFDKDGRMDIIIAQGGGDGNNPRRPLWYQVNQNREITGGDTLSYFEPGRGRATKFLDSDGDGTLDLIVTGFPLPSQKDGANHLYANSGEGDFTFIETLPQAKWLGYRTLITDFNGDNDADILFFGGDDIAAVQGGAGDEFNIAPTKVFGDLLNISNASSISEIDFDNDGDFDLFITRAENQFIQETYYDEATQRFAFFTFRQDYLFEDLSIDGDLIVENLQVNFPHFDVFVGAEKRKLKFQSDRHGGKDFTLKAEDAMGWPEGPTKAGLYIGYVGEGKWRIGGEVQSRTAAVINNVTSRPKTSILKSLPAILLENQNGQFVDATEKLDIKINEQTTSAAVGDFNNDGWSDIAILKYGNMAVQNEHIILFNQRGRKFAKADISGIRADGVGMTGGSIETIDYDQNGALDLLYSNERGKWHLLSNNIAEKAMGHFVIVNVGFSSKSNASALHAILNIKACGQNFWRKVGASSASFSQNFNTQLHVGLGKCTSIDAASLRWSDGEEVMIKMGKVDQKYQAGLVRK; encoded by the coding sequence ATGGCTAATTCCCCCTCAACAGGGTCAAAAATAAAAATTGATACGATCCAAGAAAAGCCCATTTTTGAAGAATCCAAAAATATTATAGCGTTTGAAAACCGCAATAGGCGCAAATGGGATAATGCGGTCATTGCCGATATTGACCAAGATGGTTTGCAAGACATTATCATTACAGAGCATGGCCAGCGTATTCGCCTGTTTTGGAATGAAGGCGGCAAATATTCAGAACCAGTGACGATTGCCAATGGCGATTTACATGGCGTTACGGCGGCCGATTTTGACAAGGATGGCCGGATGGACATCATTATAGCCCAAGGTGGCGGCGATGGAAATAATCCGCGCCGCCCGCTTTGGTATCAAGTAAACCAGAACCGTGAAATTACAGGCGGCGATACTTTAAGTTATTTTGAGCCAGGCCGTGGGCGGGCGACAAAATTTTTGGATTCTGATGGTGATGGTACGCTTGATTTAATCGTGACGGGCTTTCCCTTGCCCAGTCAAAAGGATGGTGCAAACCATCTATATGCCAATTCAGGCGAAGGCGATTTTACCTTTATCGAAACGCTGCCACAGGCAAAATGGTTGGGATATCGAACATTAATCACCGACTTTAACGGGGATAATGATGCCGATATATTATTTTTTGGTGGGGACGATATAGCAGCAGTTCAGGGCGGGGCGGGGGATGAGTTTAATATTGCCCCGACCAAGGTTTTTGGAGATTTACTAAATATTTCAAATGCCAGCAGTATTTCGGAAATTGATTTTGATAATGATGGGGATTTTGACCTGTTCATTACCCGTGCGGAAAATCAATTTATTCAAGAAACCTATTATGATGAGGCAACACAGCGTTTTGCATTTTTCACATTTCGACAAGATTATTTATTCGAAGATTTAAGCATAGATGGCGATTTAATTGTCGAAAATCTTCAGGTGAATTTTCCACATTTTGATGTCTTTGTCGGAGCGGAAAAACGTAAGTTAAAATTTCAAAGCGACCGCCATGGGGGGAAGGATTTTACCCTGAAAGCCGAAGATGCAATGGGGTGGCCCGAAGGGCCGACCAAGGCAGGATTATATATTGGTTATGTCGGTGAGGGCAAATGGCGTATCGGCGGCGAGGTGCAATCAAGAACCGCAGCAGTAATTAACAACGTCACCTCTCGCCCTAAAACGTCTATCCTTAAATCACTGCCCGCAATATTATTGGAAAATCAAAATGGCCAATTTGTCGATGCGACAGAAAAATTGGATATTAAAATAAATGAACAAACGACCAGCGCAGCAGTTGGCGATTTTAACAATGATGGATGGAGCGATATTGCGATATTAAAATATGGCAATATGGCCGTTCAAAATGAACATATTATTTTATTTAATCAACGGGGCAGAAAATTTGCCAAGGCAGATATATCCGGAATAAGGGCCGATGGCGTTGGAATGACCGGTGGTTCAATAGAAACCATAGATTATGACCAAAATGGCGCGCTGGATTTATTATATTCCAATGAACGTGGGAAATGGCATTTATTGTCTAATAATATTGCCGAAAAGGCGATGGGCCATTTTGTTATTGTCAATGTTGGTTTTTCATCAAAATCAAATGCAAGTGCGCTGCATGCAATTTTGAATATTAAAGCATGTGGCCAAAATTTTTGGCGCAAGGTTGGGGCATCTTCCGCATCATTTTCGCAAAATTTTAATACGCAGCTTCATGTCGGTTTGGGCAAATGCACCAGCATTGATGCAGCGTCGCTTCGTTGGTCAGATGGCGAAGAAGTCATGATTAAAATGGGAAAAGTGGACCAAAAATATCAAGCAGGATTAGTAAGAAAATAA
- a CDS encoding alpha-amylase family protein, producing the protein MRQYKKTCKIGLFSSAMMVLAALPLSACASSTNIGLNETHAASEMEQARGDKDTQITLTTGALEAKARAKIVQLEMLMEQARAQNIDVTREETTIWFANEFLKFANWDENNQAAVEYAFSQYRYWADESKERAAAVPDFQRKEVHNILDKSIAEMRQILSGEVQRRPVNKVDWQNITVADNKILSGGRPIFLYDYFSKSVGRPLTDKDVYNDHLGAIYHGGQRLYDVDHDRAINSFLMNEDGSWNEERLGYLTEIPDTNVGFLYFWNMGIPKWVEQREPEVRKGRSLFTGYDIDNPLVRDLWGKIIRKTGAMTKGKKVTQLGFVMANEPHWFSEKGHWTAPFQEMQEISSYTRAKFRLWLKNKYSANIGQLNKNWGTNFKSFDKVEIIVPISRETRGKPIWYDWSRFNMDRSIDWFSYIQGELHKVNPDAHTSIKIMPNMFTENARSHGIDYEALTELTTMIGSDAKATEGRLLRETEPQNWESKYSYFWEELSLSYDFMNSVSPEKIHFDSESHFLSASGFRKMDMTPEYVRNVYWLATLQGMDVNTGWFWARDPDGSFEDRLEGTLNFFDPALAGSFVGSVNQQPQVANAVTQIMYDMNSFSEEILALREQRRPIRLFYSETSAINKPYHMTEAFEAYESLFFEGFPVGFATQKIIEKQDNRNWDVIAIYKTQYVTDAEFVALQAYLNGGGTIIMDNMSSLSMNEYGVARTAKLNASKGKIIILNGINDLGAFKASLLKEAAQGRPDIILSEDNGTAHKGVTWRAVKQSDGSYLVNALNIGINAAKLSLKKRDGSLLNATDMMTGKKLGASFEIARNGILLLHVEQK; encoded by the coding sequence ATGCGACAATATAAAAAAACATGTAAGATAGGGTTGTTTAGCAGCGCGATGATGGTTTTGGCCGCCTTGCCCTTATCTGCCTGTGCTTCTTCTACAAATATAGGGTTAAATGAAACGCACGCTGCATCTGAAATGGAGCAAGCACGGGGCGATAAAGATACGCAAATTACATTAACCACAGGAGCATTAGAGGCAAAAGCGCGCGCTAAAATTGTGCAATTGGAAATGTTGATGGAACAGGCCCGCGCGCAAAATATAGATGTAACGCGCGAGGAAACCACCATCTGGTTTGCCAATGAATTTTTGAAATTTGCCAATTGGGATGAAAATAATCAAGCAGCGGTTGAATATGCATTCTCACAATATCGCTATTGGGCGGATGAAAGCAAGGAACGGGCCGCCGCCGTTCCAGATTTCCAACGTAAAGAAGTGCATAATATTTTAGATAAGAGCATCGCCGAGATGCGCCAAATCCTGTCAGGAGAGGTGCAAAGGCGTCCCGTCAATAAAGTAGATTGGCAAAATATCACCGTCGCGGATAATAAAATATTAAGCGGTGGTCGGCCCATCTTCCTATATGATTATTTTTCCAAATCGGTCGGTCGCCCATTGACTGATAAAGATGTTTATAATGATCATTTGGGTGCAATATATCATGGCGGGCAAAGATTATATGATGTGGACCATGACCGAGCAATTAATTCATTTTTAATGAACGAAGATGGCAGTTGGAATGAAGAACGTCTGGGCTATTTAACCGAAATTCCCGACACCAATGTAGGTTTTTTATATTTTTGGAATATGGGCATCCCCAAATGGGTTGAACAGCGTGAGCCAGAGGTTCGCAAGGGGCGTTCATTGTTCACCGGATATGATATTGATAACCCGCTTGTCCGTGATTTATGGGGAAAGATTATCCGTAAAACCGGCGCGATGACAAAGGGTAAAAAGGTCACGCAATTGGGTTTTGTCATGGCCAATGAGCCGCATTGGTTTTCGGAAAAAGGGCATTGGACAGCGCCTTTTCAAGAAATGCAGGAAATTTCATCCTATACACGGGCAAAATTTCGCCTTTGGTTAAAGAATAAATATTCAGCCAATATTGGTCAATTGAACAAAAATTGGGGAACAAATTTTAAATCTTTCGATAAAGTAGAAATTATTGTTCCCATATCGCGCGAAACGCGTGGCAAACCAATTTGGTATGATTGGTCGCGTTTTAACATGGATCGTTCAATTGATTGGTTTTCCTATATTCAGGGGGAATTACACAAAGTAAATCCCGATGCGCATACAAGTATAAAAATCATGCCCAATATGTTTACCGAAAATGCGCGTTCGCATGGCATTGATTATGAGGCGTTGACCGAATTAACCACCATGATCGGCAGCGATGCAAAGGCAACCGAAGGCAGGTTGTTGCGAGAGACAGAGCCGCAAAATTGGGAATCAAAATATTCATATTTTTGGGAAGAATTAAGCCTTTCCTATGATTTTATGAATTCGGTTTCGCCAGAGAAAATACATTTTGATTCAGAGTCGCATTTTTTATCGGCTTCTGGTTTTCGTAAAATGGATATGACCCCTGAATATGTGCGCAATGTATATTGGTTGGCCACGCTTCAGGGGATGGATGTTAATACTGGGTGGTTTTGGGCACGTGACCCTGATGGGTCATTTGAAGATAGGCTGGAGGGGACATTAAATTTCTTTGACCCTGCCTTGGCTGGGTCGTTTGTGGGGTCGGTTAATCAACAGCCACAGGTTGCCAATGCGGTGACGCAAATCATGTATGATATGAATAGTTTTTCGGAAGAAATTTTGGCGCTGCGTGAGCAAAGGCGTCCAATAAGATTATTTTATTCCGAAACATCGGCCATAAATAAACCCTATCATATGACAGAGGCATTTGAAGCCTATGAAAGCCTATTTTTTGAAGGCTTTCCCGTTGGTTTCGCGACCCAAAAAATTATAGAGAAGCAGGATAATCGCAATTGGGATGTCATTGCCATTTATAAAACACAATATGTTACTGACGCAGAATTTGTGGCTTTACAGGCATATTTAAATGGCGGCGGCACCATAATTATGGATAATATGTCCAGCCTGTCGATGAACGAATATGGCGTGGCCCGGACCGCAAAGCTAAATGCATCAAAAGGCAAAATCATCATATTAAATGGTATAAATGACCTTGGGGCGTTTAAAGCAAGCTTATTAAAAGAAGCCGCGCAAGGCAGGCCCGATATTATATTGAGCGAGGATAATGGCACCGCGCATAAGGGGGTGACATGGCGCGCGGTTAAACAATCGGATGGCAGTTATTTGGTCAATGCATTAAATATTGGCATAAATGCAGCCAAATTATCCCTGAAAAAGAGGGACGGCAGCTTGCTGAATGCAACCGATATGATGACGGGTAAAAAATTGGGCGCGTCATTTGAAATCGCCCGAAATGGCATTTTACTTCTTCATGTGGAGCAAAAATAG